One stretch of Chryseobacterium oryzae DNA includes these proteins:
- the traM gene encoding conjugative transposon protein TraM, producing the protein MEQLKQFWEIKSNEERRKIIVYAIASLLAVFLLVGVYVLNGGDKKVAVDEISNPDAKEAQKYNSRIEANQLGKKDSSKLNTAMDDLFGKSGDSQIEIISESDGSDKTTSTYVEPVYTQPNYNNSGSEKRNIGSSYNSHSTYGDYSMWQAEEPKNNSIAYTEVKNYPKSSKSINENITSDIDYTEISEPAYVQPSYSDSSTNQKSINEGKQIRAKLLSKGYANSGRTLSFVLLESTRIGTLETPKGQIITGVASEQNNRLLVNFSTIKVKNKIVPVQLQLYGADGMAGLPISPGTQNSDLENRALNESSRIPVIGGVINSVGNAISKQSDNRIKLTSNVECIIVNFN; encoded by the coding sequence ATGGAACAGTTAAAACAGTTTTGGGAGATTAAAAGCAATGAAGAGCGTAGAAAGATCATTGTTTATGCTATTGCAAGTTTACTTGCTGTCTTTCTTCTCGTGGGAGTTTATGTTTTAAACGGTGGAGATAAAAAAGTTGCCGTAGATGAAATATCAAATCCCGATGCAAAGGAAGCCCAGAAATATAATAGCAGAATAGAAGCCAACCAATTAGGCAAAAAAGACAGCAGTAAATTAAATACAGCAATGGACGATCTCTTTGGTAAGTCAGGAGATTCTCAAATTGAAATTATTTCAGAAAGTGACGGAAGTGATAAAACTACTTCCACCTACGTGGAGCCTGTGTACACCCAACCAAACTATAATAATTCAGGAAGTGAAAAACGAAATATAGGGAGCAGTTACAACAGTCATTCGACTTATGGAGATTATTCGATGTGGCAGGCGGAAGAACCCAAAAACAATTCAATTGCTTATACAGAAGTGAAAAATTATCCGAAAAGTTCCAAATCAATAAATGAAAACATTACCTCAGATATAGACTATACCGAGATTTCCGAACCTGCTTATGTACAACCAAGCTATAGTGATTCATCTACCAATCAAAAAAGCATAAATGAAGGGAAGCAGATCAGAGCTAAACTCCTTTCAAAAGGGTATGCGAATTCAGGAAGAACGCTCTCTTTTGTATTGCTTGAAAGTACAAGAATAGGAACGTTAGAAACTCCCAAAGGACAAATAATAACAGGAGTAGCTTCAGAACAAAACAATCGTTTACTCGTTAATTTTTCCACAATTAAAGTGAAAAACAAAATTGTTCCGGTTCAGCTTCAATTATATGGTGCCGACGGAATGGCAGGACTTCCGATATCACCGGGGACTCAAAATTCAGATTTAGAGAATAGAGCTTTAAATGAAAGCAGCAGGATTCCAGTAATTGGTGGCGTCATCAATTCCGTTGGAAATGCCATAAGCAAACAGTCGGATAACCGAATAAAATTAACATCCAATGTGGAATGTATCATCGTTAATTTCAATTAA
- a CDS encoding type IV secretory system conjugative DNA transfer family protein, translating to MKILDLTLRNWLIIIAGIAVVSFLFTIVFKSRNKNFKYILFLLLAGLVAFASIKLGSFIFILLYLIVPSLIISGLIYLWTFEKKADPLWDVEFNTSQGKRIIRGIQRGIAVFGAAGSGKTISIIYNLMIHFGKADFAGIIYDFKNGELTELAKPIFKERLKVIALHNPNSSSRVNPISPDYIKGEKDVNQIVKVIIDNLIKNGVGKGDDFFKDSASSLLAGVILKFTFDHKELCTLPHVIAFILGVDFSVQNPQSGLGDDAMDKFAKLKEFLTSNERVAIQGSTFILGLASAKQTASVISTLANALRKIAFPEAFWILSGSDFDLNINMVQNNLVVSVINEPRSAEFLSPINATIIHTISKQMMVRDRKPSFILLDEAPTIKLLNMAQIPATMRSFGVAVVYCAQDFVQGVVQYGRDGFKEIIANLSTQFFGKSNDSETSKFYESYFEMVNIKTKSVSKKGGDGNLLAWGETSTTTGEREVHKHRANEFNRLCVGEFAFLSDGRNEIVNIIHPPIVTEKFENQKVITQKMLDAHFEKILREARNILD from the coding sequence ATGAAAATTCTAGATCTTACTTTAAGAAATTGGTTAATTATTATTGCAGGAATTGCGGTAGTAAGTTTCCTTTTTACAATTGTATTCAAATCAAGAAACAAAAACTTTAAATACATTCTTTTCCTATTGTTGGCGGGATTAGTAGCTTTTGCGAGTATTAAATTAGGGAGTTTTATCTTCATTCTGCTTTACCTTATCGTTCCCAGTCTTATCATTAGTGGTCTTATATATTTATGGACTTTCGAAAAAAAAGCAGATCCACTTTGGGATGTTGAATTCAATACTTCCCAGGGCAAAAGAATTATTCGGGGCATTCAGCGTGGAATTGCTGTTTTTGGTGCAGCAGGTTCTGGTAAAACGATTTCTATTATTTATAATTTGATGATTCATTTTGGCAAAGCCGACTTTGCGGGGATTATTTACGATTTCAAAAATGGAGAGCTTACAGAATTAGCAAAGCCGATTTTCAAAGAAAGATTAAAAGTAATAGCGTTGCATAATCCTAACTCAAGCAGTCGTGTAAATCCTATTTCACCTGATTATATCAAAGGGGAAAAAGATGTCAATCAAATTGTAAAAGTCATTATTGACAATTTAATTAAAAATGGAGTTGGAAAAGGAGATGATTTTTTTAAAGATAGTGCCTCTTCTTTATTAGCAGGAGTTATCTTGAAATTTACTTTCGATCATAAGGAATTATGTACCCTACCCCACGTTATTGCTTTTATACTTGGTGTTGATTTTAGCGTTCAAAATCCGCAATCCGGTTTAGGTGATGATGCAATGGATAAGTTTGCAAAACTTAAAGAGTTTCTTACGTCCAATGAGCGTGTTGCCATTCAAGGAAGTACTTTTATTTTGGGACTTGCTTCTGCAAAACAAACTGCCTCTGTAATTTCGACGCTTGCAAATGCTCTTAGAAAAATTGCATTCCCCGAAGCATTCTGGATTTTAAGTGGTAGTGATTTCGATCTTAATATTAATATGGTTCAAAATAATTTGGTCGTCTCAGTCATTAATGAACCTAGATCTGCTGAATTTTTAAGTCCGATAAATGCTACAATTATTCACACTATTTCTAAACAAATGATGGTGCGAGATCGGAAGCCTAGCTTTATTTTGTTGGATGAAGCACCAACAATTAAACTTCTTAATATGGCACAAATTCCGGCTACCATGAGAAGTTTTGGGGTTGCGGTGGTTTATTGTGCACAGGATTTTGTTCAGGGAGTGGTTCAGTATGGTAGAGATGGTTTTAAAGAAATTATTGCCAATCTTTCAACTCAGTTTTTTGGGAAATCAAATGATTCAGAAACATCGAAATTTTATGAAAGCTATTTTGAAATGGTCAATATCAAAACAAAGTCGGTGTCTAAAAAAGGTGGTGATGGTAATTTGTTAGCTTGGGGAGAAACTTCCACCACGACCGGAGAAAGAGAAGTTCACAAACATAGAGCCAATGAATTTAATAGACTTTGCGTTGGTGAATTCGCTTTTCTGTCTGACGGGAGGAACGAAATTGTTAATATTATCCATCCTCCAATTGTGACTGAGAAATTTGAAAATCAAAAAGTAATCACACAAAAAATGTTAGACGCTCATTTCGAAAAAATACTTCGAGAAGCAAGAAATATTTTAGATTAA
- a CDS encoding lytic transglycosylase domain-containing protein, protein MKQLFFKTFLLLIISTKGFHSQNQLTREDGEYFIKIDDKYIHNLNQLNSSSEKFENTLNLTTFKNRFNFLDSNTRLHIDYNDITYTYVKKFLGYQWYPKIIGLSVYYFPLFESKLDHYGIPRELKYLAVVESALNPRAGSWAGASGIWQFMPATGNQYGLRKNEYINTFYDPVSNADAGARYLRDLYRQFGDWNLAISAYNCGPGNVKKAIKKAETKNYWKLRKYLPKETQAYVPSFIAVNYLFNYYKEHQMKPKYFRYSFFDLKTIKINQTTTLTALSKRFDYKILRFANPQFITDIIPEGSIVYVK, encoded by the coding sequence ATGAAGCAGTTATTTTTTAAAACATTTTTACTACTTATTATCAGCACTAAAGGATTTCATTCTCAAAATCAACTGACACGAGAAGATGGGGAGTATTTTATCAAAATTGATGACAAGTACATTCATAATTTAAATCAACTGAATAGCAGTAGCGAAAAATTTGAAAATACCCTCAATTTAACCACCTTTAAAAATCGATTCAATTTTTTAGATTCTAATACCAGACTTCACATTGACTACAATGACATTACTTATACCTACGTGAAAAAGTTTCTCGGTTATCAATGGTATCCTAAAATAATAGGATTGTCTGTTTATTATTTCCCACTTTTCGAAAGCAAACTAGATCATTATGGAATTCCAAGAGAACTCAAATATTTAGCTGTCGTTGAAAGCGCCTTAAATCCGCGTGCCGGAAGTTGGGCAGGAGCAAGTGGTATTTGGCAATTTATGCCTGCTACGGGAAACCAATATGGTTTACGTAAAAACGAATATATCAATACATTTTACGATCCTGTAAGTAATGCAGATGCAGGCGCACGATATTTGAGGGATTTATACCGTCAATTCGGCGATTGGAATTTGGCAATATCTGCATACAATTGCGGACCTGGTAATGTAAAGAAAGCAATTAAAAAAGCGGAAACAAAAAACTATTGGAAACTCAGAAAGTATCTTCCTAAAGAAACACAAGCCTATGTCCCCAGCTTTATTGCGGTCAATTACCTTTTCAATTATTACAAGGAACATCAGATGAAACCTAAATATTTTAGGTATTCATTTTTTGATCTAAAAACAATTAAGATTAATCAGACTACCACTCTTACTGCCTTATCAAAACGATTTGATTATAAAATTTTAAGGTTTGCTAATCCTCAGTTTATTACCGATATTATTCCAGAAGGATCAATCGTTTATGTTAAATGA
- a CDS encoding TraG family conjugative transposon ATPase, protein MTRNYLKNFQMTNNLFLHIDTNKVVGTNGTFAMGYEFGLIEKYSMGQEDYESVNDLWNRALKDMPSGSIFLKQDIFQESEFDTDNFLQDNYLQKETKAYFHKRPFLSHKCFAFFILPAGDTFTSKITNPFKRLNRKNFEKFDDKINAFINTVEQIINFLRNGKINSGRAFQIRELESEEMRNYYDYYFNNFQNDFVTDRVLKNGYMQIGDRLLGAICTRDEEHMPESFSSLQIDKDFTTAKYKFYQNIGDLFGFSLDFDHAYNQVIYFEDNQNELSSLRKRQDLLKKSSTFDPNNKVNAGKLETLIESIAADIDNERIIRGHFNILFYGDNESEIKNRRNQITERFKSVDIKTRQPIGNFLNSVFCNSFYLFSANFSEKQMFYGNLSLATLFFNNCTNYKNDKKGVLLNSRIANIPVIVDTWDEEKKYVRARNFMIFAPTGYGKSFLANHLFRQYYEEGARVVLVDLGGSYRKLSALYPEDTVFIHYKEGEPIGLNPFDLQGDELTASKIEDLTEFIITHYKRDSKATENEKTALRKIIEAYYIQDGEQSLLKFIQAIRENKYTLLTELNIRREFFNIEEFLFAMSEFEKGGIYDFLYADESNDNLTKVKDKKIIVFELDEVKDNPLLLSIMLQLISSVINETVWKDKSTRGYIFFDEVAKQFKFKGVLEKIEYFFQAVRKQNGAIGIVLQAISQLPDSGEFGQIAKTIIENTQVLYVLNAKDYSGLQNRFGMSDHAYHQMSSLTSDFEGQHKYSEVFIMRGNQHQVYRLEVPQKVFWAYQTEGAKNEELMKIYHETGNMESAIDQYVKTD, encoded by the coding sequence TTGACGAGAAACTACCTGAAAAATTTTCAGATGACGAATAATTTATTTTTACATATCGATACCAATAAAGTTGTGGGAACAAATGGCACATTTGCAATGGGCTACGAGTTCGGCTTGATTGAAAAATACTCGATGGGTCAAGAGGATTATGAATCTGTGAATGATTTATGGAACAGAGCTTTAAAGGATATGCCATCTGGTTCCATATTTCTTAAACAGGATATTTTTCAAGAGTCTGAATTTGACACGGATAATTTTCTGCAGGACAATTATTTACAGAAGGAAACAAAGGCCTATTTTCATAAAAGACCTTTCCTGTCACACAAGTGCTTTGCTTTCTTTATTCTCCCTGCCGGAGATACTTTTACCAGTAAAATAACGAATCCCTTTAAAAGATTGAATCGAAAAAATTTTGAAAAGTTTGATGATAAAATAAATGCCTTTATCAATACTGTAGAGCAGATCATTAATTTTCTCCGCAATGGAAAAATTAATAGTGGAAGAGCTTTTCAAATTCGCGAACTGGAATCGGAAGAAATGAGAAATTATTATGACTACTATTTCAATAATTTCCAAAATGACTTCGTTACTGACAGGGTTTTGAAAAATGGCTATATGCAAATTGGAGATCGGTTATTAGGAGCCATCTGTACGAGAGATGAAGAACATATGCCGGAGAGTTTTTCATCTTTACAAATTGATAAAGATTTTACCACTGCAAAATATAAGTTTTATCAAAACATTGGTGATTTATTTGGTTTCTCGTTGGATTTCGACCACGCTTATAATCAGGTTATTTACTTTGAAGACAATCAGAATGAGTTAAGCAGTCTGAGGAAAAGGCAAGATCTGTTAAAAAAATCGTCCACTTTCGATCCTAATAATAAAGTAAACGCCGGAAAACTGGAAACATTGATAGAGAGTATCGCAGCGGATATCGATAATGAAAGAATTATCAGGGGACATTTTAACATTCTGTTTTATGGTGACAATGAAAGCGAGATTAAGAACAGAAGAAATCAAATTACAGAGCGGTTTAAGTCAGTAGATATAAAGACCAGACAACCGATCGGAAATTTTCTTAATTCCGTTTTTTGCAATTCCTTCTATTTGTTTTCCGCTAATTTTTCCGAAAAACAAATGTTTTATGGGAATTTAAGTTTAGCCACCTTATTTTTTAATAATTGTACTAATTATAAGAATGATAAAAAAGGGGTGCTGCTTAATTCCCGTATAGCAAACATACCAGTTATTGTAGATACCTGGGATGAAGAAAAGAAATATGTAAGAGCCAGAAATTTTATGATTTTCGCACCGACTGGTTATGGAAAATCATTTTTAGCCAATCATTTATTTCGCCAATACTATGAAGAAGGTGCAAGAGTAGTTTTAGTTGATTTAGGTGGATCTTACCGAAAACTATCTGCTCTTTATCCCGAAGACACTGTATTTATTCATTATAAGGAAGGCGAACCAATTGGTTTAAATCCCTTCGATTTACAAGGTGACGAATTAACAGCTTCAAAAATTGAGGATTTAACAGAATTTATTATTACGCACTACAAAAGAGATTCTAAAGCGACGGAAAACGAAAAAACAGCACTTAGGAAAATTATTGAAGCCTATTATATTCAAGATGGTGAACAAAGCCTTTTAAAATTTATTCAAGCCATACGAGAAAATAAATACACTCTACTTACAGAGTTAAATATCAGACGTGAATTTTTCAATATTGAAGAGTTTTTATTTGCCATGAGCGAATTTGAGAAAGGTGGAATTTATGATTTTCTATATGCTGATGAAAGCAATGATAATTTAACCAAGGTAAAAGACAAAAAAATTATTGTTTTTGAACTGGATGAAGTTAAAGACAATCCTCTGCTACTTTCTATTATGTTGCAGTTAATATCATCTGTAATTAATGAAACAGTATGGAAAGATAAATCTACCAGAGGGTATATTTTCTTTGATGAAGTTGCCAAGCAGTTTAAGTTCAAAGGCGTTTTGGAAAAAATAGAATATTTCTTTCAAGCAGTTCGAAAGCAAAATGGTGCAATTGGAATCGTACTGCAGGCAATAAGTCAACTACCGGACAGCGGAGAGTTTGGTCAAATTGCGAAGACAATTATTGAAAATACGCAAGTTCTTTATGTTTTAAACGCAAAGGATTATTCGGGTTTACAGAACAGGTTCGGAATGAGTGATCATGCTTACCATCAAATGAGTTCTCTAACATCAGATTTTGAGGGGCAACATAAATATTCGGAAGTCTTCATTATGAGAGGTAATCAACATCAGGTTTACCGTTTAGAAGTTCCGCAGAAAGTTTTTTGGGCTTATCAAACTGAAGGTGCTAAAAATGAGGAATTGATGAAAATCTACCACGAAACTGGAAATATGGAAAGCGCAATTGACCAATACGTTAAAACAGACTAA
- a CDS encoding DUF4138 domain-containing protein, translated as MKRVLIVIGMLAGFYGYSQKSTQNIYKKPVQKSLKKTVSNKAVTPIMIDAPVEQSVEKVAEKNEQKADNPEQYEIIAQKIIKKNGWIKNRNSAFVRGIEGFVKGVYVGSGKVYVLIEVANRTNISYDVESISFITSPVQFKDRQIEAEEKIFSPIYAIQTESIAKKSREKLLFVFDKFTISDNKNLLFIMSEIDGERTISLDIKPKYIIAAEYVK; from the coding sequence ATGAAAAGAGTACTGATAGTGATAGGTATGCTGGCCGGCTTTTATGGATATTCTCAAAAGAGCACCCAAAACATTTATAAAAAACCTGTACAGAAAAGTCTTAAGAAAACTGTTTCAAATAAAGCCGTAACTCCTATTATGATTGATGCTCCGGTTGAGCAATCTGTTGAAAAAGTAGCAGAAAAAAATGAACAAAAAGCAGATAATCCAGAACAATATGAGATAATTGCTCAAAAAATTATTAAGAAAAATGGTTGGATTAAAAATCGAAATTCTGCTTTTGTAAGAGGAATTGAAGGTTTTGTAAAAGGTGTTTATGTAGGAAGTGGTAAAGTCTATGTTCTTATAGAAGTGGCTAATCGAACGAATATCAGCTATGATGTTGAAAGTATTTCTTTTATAACAAGCCCTGTACAGTTTAAAGACCGTCAAATTGAGGCGGAAGAAAAAATCTTTTCACCCATCTACGCTATTCAAACAGAAAGTATAGCAAAAAAGTCCCGGGAAAAATTACTATTTGTCTTTGATAAGTTCACCATTTCCGATAACAAAAATTTACTTTTTATTATGAGTGAAATTGATGGTGAACGTACTATCTCCTTAGACATTAAGCCTAAATATATTATAGCAGCTGAATATGTGAAATAA
- the glf gene encoding UDP-galactopyranose mutase: MTNFDILVIGAGISGAVLAERYASIGKQVLIIEKRDHIAGNCFDYFDENGILTSKYGAHLFHTNDKGVWDYVNQFSDWYTWEHKVIAKVDDHLVPIPVNITTVNTLFNEEISSEEEMQKWLSENRVKYDSPKNGEEAVLNRVGKVLYEKMFKHYTKKQWDKYPSELHASVLERIPVRDNYDDRYFSDIYQALPKGGYTKMFQKILDHPNITVLLNTDYFEVKDQISGYEKLFYTGPIDRFFAFNKNLTEKLEYRSINFVREDIDKEYFQENSVVNYPGEEVDYTRIVEYKHFGNQKSPTTSIVKEFTVDHGEPYYPVPNEKNQAIYAQYKKEADKLVDVHFVGRLANYKYFNMDQAFRNALDLFESLELKILKDNHCAKSI, encoded by the coding sequence ATGACGAATTTTGACATATTAGTTATTGGTGCTGGAATTTCAGGCGCTGTTCTTGCGGAACGCTACGCCTCTATAGGAAAGCAAGTTTTAATTATCGAGAAGAGAGATCACATTGCTGGAAATTGTTTTGATTATTTTGATGAAAATGGAATACTGACCTCAAAATATGGTGCCCACCTCTTTCACACCAATGACAAGGGAGTTTGGGATTATGTGAATCAGTTTTCGGATTGGTATACGTGGGAGCATAAAGTTATCGCTAAAGTAGACGATCATTTGGTTCCTATTCCAGTAAATATTACCACAGTCAATACTTTATTCAATGAAGAAATTTCATCAGAGGAGGAAATGCAAAAATGGTTGTCAGAGAACAGGGTTAAATATGATTCACCTAAAAATGGAGAGGAAGCAGTTCTAAACAGAGTAGGTAAAGTTTTATATGAAAAAATGTTTAAACATTATACAAAAAAACAGTGGGATAAATATCCCTCAGAACTCCACGCATCGGTTCTAGAACGAATTCCTGTTAGAGATAATTATGATGATCGTTATTTCTCTGACATTTATCAAGCCTTGCCTAAAGGAGGTTATACCAAAATGTTTCAAAAAATATTAGATCATCCCAACATTACCGTTTTACTTAACACCGATTATTTTGAGGTTAAAGATCAGATATCAGGATACGAAAAATTATTCTATACAGGTCCCATCGACCGCTTCTTTGCCTTTAATAAAAATCTTACTGAAAAATTGGAGTACCGATCTATCAACTTCGTTAGAGAAGATATTGATAAGGAATATTTTCAGGAAAATTCTGTGGTTAATTACCCCGGGGAAGAAGTGGACTATACGCGAATTGTAGAATATAAGCATTTCGGAAATCAAAAATCACCAACTACCAGTATCGTAAAAGAATTTACTGTTGATCACGGAGAGCCTTACTATCCGGTCCCCAACGAAAAAAACCAAGCCATCTATGCTCAATATAAAAAAGAGGCGGATAAATTAGTCGATGTTCATTTTGTAGGGAGATTGGCTAATTATAAATATTTCAATATGGATCAAGCCTTTAGAAATGCATTAGATCTTTTCGAGTCTCTAGAATTAAAAATCCTTAAAGATAATCACTGTGCAAAATCCATTTAG
- a CDS encoding DUF5712 family protein: MHISFTKHDPDISQSCKPVTEYLEKENSLREKEFENFMDEFEALELSDFDKQIEKQNLFFTTDGIDGEKYLDQNTATDLIDDNISSRAKESESKFFILNISPSKDELEHLNQIIDLELKSNGFNQKEIGILNQTVKGGQQLELIKNDLMHQCLREYAKEVMKEYADNFNRNVYSNPDQLPNRREEVQINTETKNELERLGIDRKDPEYAEKFQMIREQKAAELGKDLSVRKMKDKDLVWVAKVEEQRTYKGNDKWVINNRKINREIKLLESEKGNNSVKIEELKSQLHKDRITGEIVREGLKKGGQQYHIHVIVSRYDNCPNARYKGSISPLANHRNSKIAGKSAQVGFNRDQFFKKVEHSFDQKFRYDRTRSYQRFNEQKKIRTGKKAHIENLGKAFSSAIMKPIKNELYKNSGLYELQKLNLNSTISKELGFRVPLSISKTPLEIAVKTIKSVITKISDVSKGY, encoded by the coding sequence ATGCATATTTCTTTTACAAAACATGACCCAGATATTTCACAAAGTTGCAAACCCGTGACCGAATATTTGGAAAAGGAAAATTCTTTGCGAGAGAAAGAATTTGAAAATTTCATGGATGAATTTGAAGCCTTGGAACTTTCCGATTTTGATAAACAGATTGAGAAGCAAAACTTATTTTTCACAACTGATGGTATTGATGGAGAAAAATATTTAGATCAAAATACTGCCACAGATTTAATTGATGATAATATTTCCTCAAGAGCGAAAGAAAGCGAAAGCAAATTTTTTATTTTAAATATTTCTCCAAGTAAAGATGAACTTGAACATTTAAATCAGATTATTGATCTGGAGTTAAAGTCTAATGGATTCAACCAAAAGGAAATTGGCATTTTGAATCAAACTGTAAAAGGAGGGCAACAATTAGAATTGATAAAAAATGATTTAATGCATCAGTGTTTACGTGAGTATGCAAAAGAGGTAATGAAAGAATATGCAGATAATTTCAATCGTAATGTTTATTCTAATCCTGATCAACTCCCCAATCGTAGGGAAGAAGTTCAAATTAACACCGAAACAAAAAATGAACTCGAACGATTGGGAATAGATCGGAAAGATCCCGAATACGCTGAAAAATTTCAGATGATTCGTGAACAGAAAGCAGCGGAATTAGGCAAGGATTTATCTGTGAGAAAAATGAAGGACAAGGATTTGGTATGGGTCGCTAAAGTTGAAGAGCAGAGAACTTATAAAGGCAATGATAAATGGGTGATTAATAATCGAAAAATTAATAGGGAAATAAAATTGTTAGAATCTGAAAAAGGCAATAACAGTGTTAAAATAGAAGAACTAAAATCTCAACTTCATAAGGATAGAATCACAGGTGAAATTGTGAGAGAAGGATTGAAGAAAGGCGGACAACAGTATCATATTCACGTCATCGTTTCTAGATATGATAACTGTCCTAATGCAAGGTATAAAGGGTCTATCTCGCCTTTAGCAAATCACCGAAATTCAAAAATAGCGGGAAAAAGTGCACAAGTTGGATTCAATAGGGATCAATTTTTTAAAAAAGTAGAGCATAGTTTTGATCAAAAGTTCAGATACGATCGAACCCGAAGTTATCAGAGATTTAATGAGCAGAAAAAGATTCGTACAGGAAAAAAAGCACATATTGAAAATTTAGGAAAAGCGTTTAGTTCAGCGATTATGAAACCGATAAAAAATGAATTATATAAAAATTCAGGTCTGTATGAACTACAAAAATTAAATCTTAATAGTACCATCAGCAAAGAACTTGGTTTCCGAGTGCCTTTAAGTATTAGTAAAACTCCATTAGAAATTGCAGTTAAAACTATAAAGTCAGTAATAACTAAAATTAGTGATGTTTCAAAAGGATATTAA
- a CDS encoding glycosyltransferase, producing the protein MKLLKNTHLHSHYDMIVFCHLRWDFVYQRPQHLISRLSKNLKILMVEEPIGRADHKELEGLAVSESIHILRPTVDNMNELGAFLKKTLKTQVFSFGWFYSAAFVDVLDYLDFGVIVYDCMDELSLFKGASPELISQEKYLLSAADVVFTGGKSLYEAKKEKHHNVYCFPSSVDQNHFEQNDKNAELPEDIQSIPTPIVGYYGVIDERIDLDLLEMSALKMPEVSFVMIGPICKIGEEDLPKAKNIFYLGMKTYEELPTYLNAFDFAMMPFALNDSTKFISPTKTLEYMCAKKPIISTKIKDVVRDYSDCINLIEDENDFKQAILQPKSNFEDLYNEILERTSWDITASKMYKIIKEIA; encoded by the coding sequence ATGAAATTATTAAAAAACACCCATCTCCATTCCCATTATGATATGATTGTATTCTGTCATTTACGTTGGGATTTCGTATATCAAAGGCCACAACATTTAATCAGCAGATTATCAAAAAATTTAAAAATTTTAATGGTAGAGGAGCCTATTGGTAGGGCAGATCACAAGGAACTGGAAGGGTTAGCAGTAAGCGAATCAATTCATATCTTGCGACCAACTGTCGACAACATGAATGAATTAGGAGCATTCCTGAAGAAAACATTAAAAACTCAGGTATTTTCCTTCGGCTGGTTTTATTCTGCTGCATTTGTAGATGTCCTAGATTATTTAGATTTTGGCGTAATCGTTTACGACTGCATGGATGAACTTTCACTTTTTAAAGGGGCTTCACCAGAGTTAATTTCACAAGAAAAATATTTATTATCTGCTGCCGATGTTGTTTTTACAGGAGGAAAGTCTCTTTACGAAGCCAAAAAAGAAAAACACCATAATGTTTATTGTTTCCCGAGTTCCGTTGATCAGAACCACTTTGAACAAAATGATAAAAATGCCGAACTCCCTGAGGATATACAATCCATACCGACACCTATTGTTGGATATTACGGCGTAATCGATGAGCGTATTGATCTGGATCTCTTAGAAATGAGTGCTCTAAAAATGCCTGAGGTTTCTTTTGTGATGATTGGCCCAATCTGTAAAATTGGTGAAGAGGATTTACCAAAAGCAAAAAATATTTTTTATCTAGGAATGAAAACCTATGAAGAACTTCCAACTTATCTTAATGCTTTTGATTTTGCAATGATGCCTTTTGCGTTAAATGATTCTACAAAATTTATCAGTCCGACAAAGACTTTAGAATATATGTGTGCGAAGAAGCCAATCATTTCTACGAAAATTAAAGATGTCGTTAGGGATTATAGTGATTGTATTAATCTTATTGAAGATGAAAATGATTTTAAGCAAGCAATCTTGCAACCCAAAAGTAATTTCGAGGATTTATATAATGAAATTTTAGAACGAACGTCCTGGGACATTACTGCCTCAAAAATGTATAAAATAATAAAAGAAATAGCATGA